The Flavobacterium sp. 1 genome contains the following window.
CAAATAAATATGGAAGGAGTAAGTGTTTTTTTGCCTACAAGAAAAGGGAGTGAGAGAGTAGCAAATAAAAATACTAGAATATTTGCTAATGTTGCTAATGGATTATTAGAAGTTAAATTAAATCAGCTTCTACAAACAAAATTAGTAGATGAAATAATTTTATCTTCGAATGATGAAGCATCTTTAGATTATGGAAAAAAACTTTCTAAAGAAGAAAAAAGACTGAAAATTATTGAAAGGCCGGATCATCTTGCATTAAGTAGCACTAATCTTCTTGATTTAGTTAAATATGTGCCTGCAATTTGCTCTATGCCTCATCTTTTATGGACTCACGTTACTTCACCATTTGTAACAGGAGAAGATTATGATAGTGCAATTGAAACATATTTTAAAACATTAAAAGAGGGGAATGATTCTTTAATGAGTGTTAAAACCCTTCAAAATTTTT
Protein-coding sequences here:
- a CDS encoding cytidylyltransferase domain-containing protein — encoded protein: MEGVSVFLPTRKGSERVANKNTRIFANVANGLLEVKLNQLLQTKLVDEIILSSNDEASLDYGKKLSKEEKRLKIIERPDHLALSSTNLLDLVKYVPAICSMPHLLWTHVTSPFVTGEDYDSAIETYFKTLKEGNDSLMSVKTLQNFLWSKEKNDLINRMSEIKWPRTQDLMPLYEIDSAFFIASRNVYIDNQDRIGKKPFLMEQSGYKSFDVDWEDDFELAELIYKHLNGKV